The sequence GATCATGGCGACGATGTCCTCGATGCTCTCGGTGTGCTGGCGCACTTCGCGAAAGCGCGACTCCAGTCCATCGGCGGACTCGGCCAAGGACGCAATGCGCTGCGAGGTCTCGCGCAGCAAACCATCGCCGCGCACGGCCAGTTCGTGCATGGAGTCGACCTCGCCGCAGGTGGTGGTGGCGGATTCGGCCACCGTGTCCACGCTGCGTGCCAGCGCATCCACGCCTTCACGCAAGCCGGTCAGCGTGCCGGCCTGCTCGCGTGAGAAGGCCACCACCCGCGTGAACGAGGACATCATGCTGGCGTTGTTGACCGCCACGTCCTGCGCATGCCGGTCCACCCGGGCCAGCGCCTGGGCCACAGCGCGCGTGCGCCGCGTACGCGGGCCACCCCAGCTGGCCAGTGCGGCCAGACACAGCAGCACCAGGCCCAGCAGGGCTGCCTCACGCAACCAGGCCCATGGCACAGGCCACACAGGCCATGCCAGAGAGGCCAGGAGGAGTGCAGAAATCGCAGCAAGCACCCGTGCCATGGCCGTGCCTTCAGGCGACCTGCAGACCGCGCGCACGGGCCATGGTCAGCGCCGTGTCTTCGATCATGTCTTCCTGGCCGCCGACCATGCCGCGCCGGCCCAGTTCGACCAGCAGATCGCGTGCGGGAATGCCGTACTTCTTCTCGGCCCGCTTGGCGAACAGCAAAAAGCTGCCGTACACGCCGGCATAGCCCAGGGTCAGCGCGTCGCGGTCCACGCGGATGGGGAAGTCCATCAGCGGCACGACCAGGTCTTCGGCCACATCCTGGATCTTCCAGACATCGACGCCGGTCTGAATCCCCATGCGGTCGCATACGGCCACCAGCACTTCCATGGGCGTGTTGCCCGCCCCGGCGCCCAGGCCCGCAGCCGCAGCATCGATGCGGTTGGCGCCGGCCTCCACGGCAGCGATGGAGTTCGCCACGCCCATGGCCAGGTTGTGGTGGCCGTGAAAACCCAGCTCGGTCTCGGGCTTGAGTGCGGCGCGCACGGCGGCAATGCGTTCCTTGACCTGGTCGGGCAGCAGATAGCCTGCCGAGTCGGTCACATAGATGCAGTTGGCGCCATAGCTTTCCATGAGCTTGGCCTGCGTGACCAGGCCCTGGGCGCTGTTCATATGCGCCATCATCAAAAAGCCCACGGTGTCCATGCCCAGCTTGCGTGCCTGGGTGATGTGCTGCTCGCTGACATCGGCCTCGGTGCAATGTGTGGCCACGCGGATGGTGGACACGCCCAGCGCATGCGCCATCTGCAGGTGGTCGACGGTGCCAATGCCGGGCAGCAGCAGAGCCGAAACCTTGGCCTGTTTCATCAGCGGGATCACGGTGGACAGGTATTCCTCGTCGCTGTGTGCGGGGAAGCCGTAGTTCACCGAGGCGCCGCCCAGGCCGTCGCCATGCGTGACCTCGATCAGTGGCACGCCGGCCGCATCCAGGCCCTGGGCCACGCTTTTCATCTGTTCCAGCGTCATCAAATGGCGCTTGGGGTGCATGCCGTCACGCAGCGTCATGTCGTGGACGGTGATCTTCTTGCCTTTGAGTGTCGTCATGTCTTGTCTCCTTCAGGCGGCCACGGGAGCCAGCGTGAGCTTGCCGGCCAGCATTTGTTCGGCAAACATCTCGGCCGTGCGCGCGGCGGCGGCGGTCATGATGTCCAGATTGCCCGCGTACTTGGGCAGGTAGTCGCCCAGACCTTCGACCTCCAGGAAGACGGAGACGCGCTTGCCGTCAAACACCGGGCCGTTGACCAGGCGGTAGCCGGGCACGTATTTCTGCACCTCGGCCAGCATCTGGTGGATGGAGGCCGTGATGGCGGTCTGGTCGGGCGCGTCCTCGGTCAGGCAATGCACGGTGTCGCGCATCATCAAAGGGGGTTCGGCCGGGTTGATGACGATGATGGCCTTGCCTTTTTTGGCGCCGCCCACCTTCTCCACCGCACCTGCCGTGGTGCGCGTGAATTCGTCAATGTTCTTGCGCGTGCCCGGCCCCACGGACTTGGAGGACACGGTGGCCACGATCTCGCCATAGGCCACGGCCTGCACGCGGCTCACCGCTGCCACCATGGGGATGGTGGCCTGGCCCCCGCAGGTGACCATGTTCACATTCATGGCGCCGCTGCCCAGGTGCTGCATGAGGTTGACCGGGGGTACGCAGAAAGGGCCTATGGCTGCAGGTGTGAGGTCGATCATCAGTGCGCCCTGTTCGTTGACCTTGCGCGAGTTCTCGGCATGGACATAGGCGCTGGTGGCGTCGAACACGATTTGCACGCCATCGGCCTGCATATGCGGCAGCAGTCCATCCACGCCCTCGGCCGTGGTCTTGATGCCCATTTCACGCGCCCGCTTCAAACCATCGGAATCGGGGTCTATGCCCACCATCCACACCGGCTCCAGCACGGGGCTGCGCTGCAGCTTGGCCAGCA comes from Comamonas sp. GB3 AK4-5 and encodes:
- the aphG gene encoding 4-hydroxy-2-oxovalerate aldolase AphG, translating into MTTLKGKKITVHDMTLRDGMHPKRHLMTLEQMKSVAQGLDAAGVPLIEVTHGDGLGGASVNYGFPAHSDEEYLSTVIPLMKQAKVSALLLPGIGTVDHLQMAHALGVSTIRVATHCTEADVSEQHITQARKLGMDTVGFLMMAHMNSAQGLVTQAKLMESYGANCIYVTDSAGYLLPDQVKERIAAVRAALKPETELGFHGHHNLAMGVANSIAAVEAGANRIDAAAAGLGAGAGNTPMEVLVAVCDRMGIQTGVDVWKIQDVAEDLVVPLMDFPIRVDRDALTLGYAGVYGSFLLFAKRAEKKYGIPARDLLVELGRRGMVGGQEDMIEDTALTMARARGLQVA
- the aphF gene encoding acetaldehyde dehydrogenase AphF, with the protein product MKKIKCALIGPGNIGTDLLAKLQRSPVLEPVWMVGIDPDSDGLKRAREMGIKTTAEGVDGLLPHMQADGVQIVFDATSAYVHAENSRKVNEQGALMIDLTPAAIGPFCVPPVNLMQHLGSGAMNVNMVTCGGQATIPMVAAVSRVQAVAYGEIVATVSSKSVGPGTRKNIDEFTRTTAGAVEKVGGAKKGKAIIVINPAEPPLMMRDTVHCLTEDAPDQTAITASIHQMLAEVQKYVPGYRLVNGPVFDGKRVSVFLEVEGLGDYLPKYAGNLDIMTAAAARTAEMFAEQMLAGKLTLAPVAA